A single Phragmites australis chromosome 4, lpPhrAust1.1, whole genome shotgun sequence DNA region contains:
- the LOC133915350 gene encoding uncharacterized protein LOC133915350, with protein sequence MGIPSRLPGRKEEEEYDDAVFYEDIEAPKFVDLAAPDAALPIDDPAWFCLRVGCDQSHEQIDPEALDRSFFMRVMAARSPNVRQQKAISRRNQRSMLKCPHSAPPKPPRARFARMSTATEAAEKAATKAKTTTQRLCAQRASPNRTKAARIEVPSARKKALTTPRSMAVRPRQDPFLSVKHQKEPIAAAARKGTVVKALFMSTPRKEAAPTPLPAKNKEAVSEVCSKLRKLNLACREVPSRYMCQSNPKISKKGEATAAPMITKRGPESRMNGKKKTLGRSAKCANAEPDEGNRNGCDNTAADENSLAETASSHLESKVVLQELKIEAGTLRADNSDDSKENLSNAGQLIEEALNNLHSEGENTPLENNENAPLKVAKMQRKVNPEKVGKLKKTTNPRPFRLRTDERGVLKEVKPERKQPFAENNSMAVLNDANRVMPMDKYPHGKGRDKPICGEKQKKQTTQIATSQLGEAKPDLNSIRCNNARSAMTKGKLVEKSQRVSRVVSSTRTTKKPSGGLMGPPRSEIIRIGKERKASVKLSRLQAAAA encoded by the exons ATGGGGATACCATCGAGACTCCCGGGccgcaaggaggaggaggagtacgACGACGCCGTGTTCTACGAGGACATCGAGGCGCCCAAGTTCGTGGACCTCGCCGCGCCCGATGCCGCCCTCCCCATCGACGACCCGGCCTGGTTCTGCCTCCGCGTCG GTTGCGACCAGAGCCATGAGCAGATCGACCCGGAGGCACTGGACCGGAGCTTCTTCATGCGG GTCATGGCGGCGAGAAGCCCCAACGTGCGGCAGCAGAAGGCGATCAGTAGGAGAAACCAGAG ATCAATGCTGAAATGCCCGCACTCTGCGCCGCCGAAGCCTCCAAGGGCCCGGTTCGCGAGGATGAGCACGGCGACGGAGGCCGCCGAGAAGGCTGCGACGAAGGCCAAGACGACGACCCAGCGGCTCTGCGCCCAGCGAGCGTCGCCGAACCGGACCAAGGCCGCGAGGATCGAAGTTCCCAGCGCGAGGAAGAAGGCACTGACGACGCCGCGGAGCATGGCCGTCCGGCCGAGGCAGGATCCGTTCCTCAGCGTGAAGCATCAGAAGGAGCCTatcgccgcggcggcgaggaaggGGACGGTCGTCAAGGCGCTGTTCATGAGCACGCCGAGGAAGGAGGCCGCCCCGACGCCCTTGCCTGCCAAGAACAAGGAGGCCGTGTCTGAGGTCTGTTCCAAGTTGAGGAAGCTGAATCTGGCGTGTCGGGAGGTGCCGAGCAGGTACATGTGTCAGTCGAATCCGAAGATTTCGAAGAAAGGTGAAGCGACCGCGGCGCCGATGATCACGAAGAGAGGGCCAGAATCCAGGATGAATGGCAAGAAGAAAACTTTAGGCCGCTCGGCGAAGTGTGCTAATGCTGAACCTGACGAAGGAAACCGAAATGGCTGTGATAACACTGCTGCAGATGAGAACTCACTTGCAGAAACTGCAAGCTCCCATCTGGAAAGTAAGGTGGTGCTGCAGGAATTGAAAATTGAGGCGGGTACATTGCGAGCTGACAATTCCGATGACAGCAAGGAGAATCTGTCAAATGCCGGGCAGCTGATTGAAGAAGCCTTGAACAATTTGCATTCtgaaggtgaaaacacaccattGGAGAACAATGAGAATGCTCCTCTGAAG GTGGCTAAAATGCAGAGGAAGGTGAATCCAGAGAAAGTAGGAAAGCTCAAGAAAACTACCAATCCCAGGCCATTTAGGCTAAGGACTGAT GAAAGAGGAGTGCTGAAAGAAGTAAAACCTGAAAGAAAGCAGCCGTTTGCCGAGAACAATTCCATGGCAGTACTCAACGATGCAAACAGAGTGATG CCAATGGACAAATATCCCCATGGAAAGGGACGAGACAAACCGATCTGTGGCGAGAAACAG AAGAAACAAACCACACAAATTGCCACGAGTCAGCTTGGTGAGGCCAAACCTGACTTGAATAGCATCCGATGCAATAATGCGAGGTCTGCGATGACGAAAGGAAAACTTGTTGAGAAATCGCAGAGAGTTTCTAGGGTAGTGTCATCAACAAGAacaaccaagaaaccaag TGGTGGTCTCATGGGACCTCCTCGCAGTGAAATTATCCGAATTGGAAAGGAGAGGAAGGCTTCAGTGAAATTATCCAGACTTCAAGCGGCTGCTGCTTGA